A genome region from Sphaeramia orbicularis chromosome 19, fSphaOr1.1, whole genome shotgun sequence includes the following:
- the chst3b gene encoding carbohydrate sulfotransferase 3b, which translates to MRIKYTISIVVFVALVIIEKENNIISRVSDKLTSQQTPQSVLQPSASLHMLLKHNASLTTRSKMNSAFTLMKRRLENYSHHQEVLTSTRKQILLLATTRTGSSFVGEFFNQQGDNMFYLFEPLWHVEKMLTLESGGTNATAAAKAYRDVLQQLFLCDFSLLESFIEPLPVDHITTGLFRRESSSSLCAESVCSPVIKGVFERYHCRTRRCGPLNLTMASQSCLQKEHSAIKSVRVRQLETLRPLAEDPRLDVKFIQLVRDPRAVLASRMVAFAAKYKNWKQWAMGGNVPLDDDEVRKLKGNCDNIRMSAEVGLKQPPWLRGRYMLVRYEDIARFPMRKATEMYRFAGMPFTPQVKSWILKNTQVSKEASGVYSTQKNSSEQVEKWRFSLPFKIAQVVQRACGPTLKLFGYKFVSSEKMLIDKSISLIEDKVFNFL; encoded by the exons ATGAGGATCAAATACACAATATCCATCGTCGTTTTTGTGGCACTTGTTATCATTGAGAAGGAAAACAACATTATCTCAAG GGTGTCGGATAAGCTCACCTCACAGCAGACCCCACAGTCTGTTCTACAGCCCAGTGCCTCCCTCCACATGTTGCTGAAGCACAATGCATCTTTAACCACACGCAGCAAGATGAACTCTGCTTTCACTCTCATGAAGCGGCGTCTAGAGAACTACAGCCATCACCAAGAGGTACTGACAAGCACCAGGAAACAGATCCTCCTTTTGGCCACCACCAGGACCGGCTCTTCGTTTGTGGGCGAGTTCTTCAACCAGCAAGGGGACAACATGTTTTACCTTTTTGAGCCGCTGTGGCATGTTGAGAAGATGTTGACGCTTGAGAGTGGCGGCACTAACGCCACAGCGGCAGCAAAGGCGTACCGTGATGTTCTCCAGCAGCTCTTCTTATGTGATTTCTCCTTGCTGGAGAGCTTCATAGAACCACTCCCTGTGGATCACATCACCACCGGCCTTTTCCGCAGAGAGTCCAGCAGCTCTCTGTGTGCCGAGTCAGTCTGCAGCCCCGTCATCAAAGGTGTCTTTGAGCGTTATCACTGCAGGACCAGGCGCTGTGGGCCTCTGAACTTAACTATGGCCTCCCAGTCCTGCCTGCAGAAGGAGCACAGTGCCATAAAATCTGTCAGGGTTCGTCAGCTGGAGACCCTCCGTCCACTGGCTGAAGACCCTCGTCTTGACGTTAAGTTTATTCAGTTGGTTCGGGATCCTCGGGCTGTTCTAGCATCCCGCATGGTGGCCTTCGCAGCCAAATACAAGAACTGGAAGCAGTGGGCTATGGGTGGAAATGTGCCTCTTGATGATGATGAGGTGAGGAAACTGAAAGGAAACTGTGACAACATCCGAATGTCTGCTGAGGTCGGTCTGAAGCAGCCGCCGTGGCTGCGTGGACGTTACATGCTGGTTCGCTACGAGGACATTGCACGGTTCCCGATGAGGAAAGCAACAGAAATGTACAGGTTTGCTGGGATGCCATTCACTCCCCAGGTGAAATCCTGGATCCTGAAGAACACACAGGTCTCCAAAGAGGCCAGTGGTGTGTACTCGACGCAGAAAAACTCCTCAGAACAAGTAGAGAAATGGAGGTTCAGTTTACCATTTAAAATAGCGCAAGTTGTGCAGAGAGCTTGCGGGCCAACACTGAAACTATTTGGGTACAAATTTGTGAGCAGTGAAAAAATGTTAATAGATAAATCCATTAGTTTGATAGAGGACAAGGTGTTCAACTTTTTATAG